The following are from one region of the Erwinia billingiae Eb661 genome:
- a CDS encoding gluconate 2-dehydrogenase subunit 3 family protein has product MKRREFLTSMAALGVATSLPGAQAEVVTGGQPWQPGKVNTPPTPPRTGGLQFLTQHESDTMGIIAEHFIPADESSLSGKDAGCATFIDRQLAGDYGKAVAVYRLGRFVKGTPEQGQQSLLTPAERYRQGLTALDQATRKAYGKPFIELDEPRREQILHAMEAGKFDLGADVDTKVFFELLLQNVREGFLSDPIYGGNKEMTSWKMLGFPGARYDFRDLLSKKGQKLNIIPTSLIDNTL; this is encoded by the coding sequence ATGAAACGCAGAGAGTTTCTCACCTCAATGGCAGCATTGGGTGTGGCTACGTCATTGCCTGGCGCTCAGGCTGAAGTCGTCACCGGTGGCCAGCCCTGGCAACCAGGAAAAGTAAATACCCCTCCCACTCCGCCACGCACCGGCGGCTTACAGTTTCTGACCCAACATGAGTCTGACACCATGGGCATCATTGCTGAGCACTTTATCCCGGCGGATGAATCCAGCCTCAGTGGTAAAGACGCGGGCTGTGCCACCTTTATCGACCGTCAGCTGGCGGGCGATTATGGCAAGGCTGTTGCCGTCTACCGCCTCGGACGCTTTGTGAAAGGCACGCCTGAGCAGGGCCAGCAATCGTTGCTGACGCCTGCGGAGCGTTACCGCCAGGGCCTGACCGCGCTGGATCAGGCTACCCGCAAAGCCTACGGCAAACCCTTTATTGAACTGGATGAGCCTCGCCGTGAGCAGATCCTGCATGCGATGGAAGCCGGTAAATTCGATTTAGGTGCCGACGTGGACACCAAAGTCTTTTTCGAGCTGCTGCTGCAAAACGTCCGTGAAGGTTTTCTCTCCGACCCGATATACGGTGGAAATAAAGAGATGACCAGCTGGAAAATGCTGGGCTTCCCTGGAGCACGTTATGACTTCCGCGATCTGCTGAGTAAAAAAGGGCAGAAGCTGAATATCATCCCCACCAGTCTGATTGATAACACCCTGTAA
- a CDS encoding GMC family oxidoreductase: MNNVRPKADVVIVGLGWCGSLIAEELTRAGLNVVAVERGPWFETATDFPPSIDTDELRWDTRRSMLLPPAVETTTFRNNITQQALPSRDWNLNELGYNVGGSGTHWAGMAWRFTPFDLQPYTQTVERYGKKQIAKGLILQDWGVTYDELEPFYDRFEKIAGVSGKAGKLNGEVIPDGNPFEGNRSSEYPLPPLEGMRLTDLFRDAAKSLGQHPFMVPAGQASRAYVNPLGVRMGPCTYCGYCLYYGCGNFSKSSPNACVIPALMQRENFTVLTDSAVVKVNKADDGKTATGVTYLDRNKKAWFQPADIVILSAFQMQNVRLLLLSKIGVPYDPVSKKGVVGRAYSFQTVAGATLFFEDENLNQFIGAGALSQQVDDFNGDNFDHTNLGFIGGAGILVVARGARPIGNADALPPGTPRWGKEWKKAYTHAFQNGTFIFGQGTSYSHEDYYLDLDPEYKDDNGNPLLRVTFDYNENDRLAAKFIEEKSVEIGKAMGAKIVNGTNSASGHYSPYNFASDHTIGGAVMGTDPQTSVLNRYQQSWDMHNLFVLGASSFPNNAGYNPTGTIGALSLWTAKAIIEQYVKNPGPLVKV; the protein is encoded by the coding sequence ATGAATAACGTGCGTCCGAAAGCTGATGTCGTCATTGTCGGCCTGGGATGGTGTGGCTCTTTGATTGCCGAAGAGTTGACCCGTGCCGGCCTGAATGTTGTTGCCGTTGAGCGCGGTCCGTGGTTTGAAACCGCCACGGATTTCCCCCCGTCGATTGATACCGATGAACTGCGCTGGGATACCCGCCGCAGCATGCTGCTGCCGCCCGCAGTGGAAACCACCACCTTCCGCAATAACATCACCCAACAGGCGCTACCCAGCCGCGACTGGAACCTGAATGAGCTGGGTTATAACGTCGGCGGCTCCGGTACCCACTGGGCCGGCATGGCATGGCGTTTCACCCCGTTCGATTTGCAGCCGTACACCCAGACCGTTGAGCGCTACGGCAAAAAGCAGATCGCCAAAGGGCTGATCCTGCAGGACTGGGGCGTGACCTATGACGAGCTGGAACCGTTTTACGATCGCTTCGAAAAAATCGCCGGCGTGTCGGGCAAAGCGGGCAAGCTGAACGGCGAAGTGATCCCGGACGGCAACCCGTTTGAAGGCAACCGCAGCAGTGAATATCCGCTGCCGCCGCTGGAAGGCATGCGTCTGACCGATCTGTTCCGCGATGCGGCAAAATCCCTCGGCCAGCACCCGTTTATGGTCCCGGCGGGCCAGGCGTCCCGCGCCTACGTCAACCCGCTTGGCGTGCGTATGGGGCCGTGCACCTACTGCGGTTACTGCCTGTATTACGGCTGCGGTAACTTCTCCAAATCCAGCCCGAACGCCTGCGTGATCCCGGCGCTGATGCAGCGTGAGAACTTCACGGTGCTGACCGATTCCGCCGTGGTGAAGGTCAATAAAGCCGACGACGGCAAGACCGCCACCGGCGTGACCTATCTGGATCGCAATAAAAAAGCGTGGTTCCAGCCTGCGGATATCGTGATCCTTTCGGCATTCCAGATGCAGAACGTGCGTCTGCTGCTGCTTTCCAAAATCGGCGTGCCTTACGATCCGGTCAGCAAGAAAGGCGTGGTGGGCCGCGCCTACAGCTTCCAGACCGTGGCCGGTGCCACCCTGTTCTTTGAAGACGAAAACCTCAACCAGTTTATTGGTGCCGGCGCGCTTTCGCAGCAGGTGGATGACTTCAACGGCGATAACTTCGATCACACCAACCTCGGCTTTATCGGCGGAGCCGGCATTCTGGTGGTGGCGCGCGGTGCGCGTCCGATTGGCAATGCCGACGCGCTGCCGCCAGGCACGCCGCGCTGGGGCAAAGAGTGGAAAAAAGCCTATACCCATGCGTTCCAGAACGGCACCTTTATCTTCGGCCAGGGCACCAGCTATTCCCATGAGGATTACTACCTCGACCTGGACCCGGAATACAAAGATGACAACGGCAATCCGCTGCTGCGCGTAACCTTCGATTACAACGAAAACGACCGACTTGCGGCGAAGTTTATCGAAGAGAAAAGCGTGGAAATCGGTAAGGCAATGGGCGCCAAAATCGTCAACGGCACCAACTCCGCCTCGGGCCACTATTCGCCCTATAACTTTGCCAGTGACCACACCATCGGCGGCGCCGTGATGGGGACCGACCCACAGACCAGCGTGCTCAACCGCTATCAGCAAAGCTGGGACATGCATAACCTGTTTGTCCTTGGCGCTTCATCGTTCCCCAATAATGCCGGCTACAACCCAACCGGCACCATCGGCGCACTCAGCCTGTGGACGGCAAAAGCCATTATTGAGCAATACGTGAAAAACCCCGGCCCACTGGTGAAGGTGTGA
- a CDS encoding c-type cytochrome codes for MKKTKILGGVALIAVAVAAGLLWQNGTTRADDVADNTLLTSQPPGAEDAAAVARGKYIAIAGDCVACHTAPESKDAFAGGYSISTPFGGIVASNITPDTETGIGSWTERDFYRAVRHGKGKDGENLYPAMPYNAYVKTSDKDMHDLWMYMRSVKPVNYHAPETHLGFPYNIRLAMMGWNLLFFKNSGYEPDTSKSAEWNRGAYLVEGLEHCSACHTPKNLLGGDTGAYLQGSNLAEWHAPDITPNRYTGVGSWSDQQLVDYLKTGSNHVAVASGPMAEAVTNSTQHLTDADLRAIAVYLKSQPDSGTKAPQPLAADSAQMKMGANVYSANCSACHNSDGKGIPQLAAGLANNPGLMADDASSIITTILQGGRGAVTQSNPTSGAMPSFAWKLSDEQVAAAATYLRNSWGNAAPAVTADDVAKNRALINMPAQMPEK; via the coding sequence ATGAAAAAGACCAAAATTTTGGGCGGCGTGGCGCTGATTGCCGTCGCCGTGGCCGCGGGGTTGCTGTGGCAAAATGGCACTACCCGCGCGGATGACGTTGCGGATAACACCCTCCTCACCAGCCAGCCGCCGGGAGCGGAGGATGCCGCCGCCGTGGCGCGCGGGAAGTACATTGCCATCGCCGGCGACTGTGTGGCCTGCCATACCGCGCCGGAGAGCAAAGATGCCTTTGCCGGCGGCTATTCGATCAGCACGCCGTTTGGCGGCATCGTTGCCAGCAATATTACGCCTGATACGGAAACCGGAATTGGCAGCTGGACCGAGCGTGATTTCTATCGCGCGGTGCGTCACGGCAAGGGCAAAGACGGCGAAAACCTCTATCCAGCGATGCCGTATAACGCCTACGTGAAAACCAGCGACAAGGACATGCACGACCTGTGGATGTATATGCGCTCGGTGAAGCCGGTGAATTATCACGCTCCGGAGACCCACCTCGGCTTCCCGTACAATATCCGTCTGGCGATGATGGGCTGGAACCTGTTGTTCTTTAAAAACAGCGGATACGAGCCGGACACATCCAAATCCGCCGAATGGAATCGCGGTGCCTATCTGGTGGAAGGTCTGGAGCACTGTAGCGCCTGCCATACGCCGAAAAATCTGCTGGGCGGCGACACCGGAGCCTATCTGCAGGGCAGTAACCTGGCGGAATGGCATGCGCCGGATATCACCCCGAACCGCTATACCGGCGTCGGCAGCTGGAGCGATCAGCAACTTGTCGACTACCTGAAAACCGGCAGCAACCATGTGGCGGTGGCGTCCGGGCCGATGGCAGAAGCGGTGACCAACTCGACCCAGCATCTGACCGATGCGGATCTACGCGCGATTGCGGTCTACCTGAAATCGCAGCCGGACTCGGGGACCAAAGCCCCACAACCGCTGGCGGCCGATTCGGCGCAGATGAAAATGGGAGCCAACGTCTATTCCGCCAACTGCAGCGCCTGTCATAACAGTGATGGCAAGGGTATCCCGCAGCTTGCGGCCGGACTGGCGAACAATCCGGGGCTGATGGCGGACGATGCGTCGTCGATTATTACCACTATCCTGCAGGGTGGCCGGGGTGCGGTGACGCAGTCCAACCCAACCAGCGGTGCGATGCCGTCGTTTGCCTGGAAACTGTCTGATGAACAGGTCGCGGCTGCCGCAACCTATCTGCGTAACAGCTGGGGCAATGCCGCGCCGGCCGTAACGGCCGATGATGTGGCGAAAAACCGGGCGTTGATAAACATGCCCGCGCAGATGCCAGAAAAGTAG
- a CDS encoding methyl-accepting chemotaxis protein, translating to MKKLRVFMENIRVGRKLMLGFGLVLILSIAVAACGIKNLRDIAERADKLSQLKNINDQFSQAKDARQQYVKTHDEKFIAANEERLRAVETSIDQLKTRHWDAEQSQLIASLPGAMSVYREHRAETVSEVHSRQIILQALRLTGEAADAEAMAQKYSASPDGTAAALNDVAKHLAGVSVRVRLMELDNSAANRQALTGFLAETIQLVEQARPRLSPEDGNAIEKLAVLLAARRDSVQEYNTSALAEEEATRQLGAAGAQLTTTSNQLFSQQLSATHEDIASAILWMLMILAAAVIASIVIAVIISRQITRPLAATLQIARQIAQGDLSVRLETSRRDELGELMKAVGGISNDLRSIIGDIRSGVIQVSQASAEIATGNNDLSARTEEQAAALEQTAASMEQLTATVKQNVENIHHSSELARATSETANKGGVLVKSVVDTMNQISASSSKIAEITTVINSIAFQTNILALNAAVEAARAGEQGRGFAVVASEVRNLAQRSAQAAKEIETLIAESVARIGSGSQLVGKAGETMNEIVNSVGNVTSILVEIAQASDEQNRGISQVGVAIVQMDSVTQQNAALVQESSAAASAMRDQASMLEASIARFVVQ from the coding sequence ATGAAAAAATTACGTGTTTTTATGGAAAATATCAGAGTCGGCAGGAAGCTCATGTTGGGATTTGGGCTGGTGCTGATCCTCAGCATTGCTGTAGCAGCTTGTGGTATTAAAAACCTGCGGGATATTGCGGAGCGTGCGGACAAACTCAGCCAGCTAAAGAACATTAATGACCAGTTCTCACAGGCCAAAGATGCCCGCCAGCAGTACGTAAAAACCCATGATGAAAAATTTATCGCGGCGAATGAAGAGCGGTTGCGGGCGGTAGAAACCAGCATTGACCAACTCAAAACCCGCCACTGGGATGCCGAACAGAGTCAGTTGATAGCTTCACTTCCGGGCGCCATGAGCGTCTACCGTGAGCATCGTGCAGAGACGGTAAGCGAAGTGCATTCCCGTCAAATTATCCTGCAGGCGCTGAGGCTTACTGGTGAAGCCGCCGACGCTGAGGCGATGGCGCAAAAATACAGCGCCTCGCCGGACGGTACGGCCGCCGCGTTGAACGACGTTGCTAAACACCTTGCCGGTGTCAGCGTCCGCGTCCGGCTGATGGAGTTGGATAACAGCGCAGCAAATCGTCAGGCATTGACAGGCTTTTTAGCTGAAACGATTCAACTTGTTGAGCAGGCCAGGCCCCGACTCAGCCCTGAGGACGGCAATGCCATAGAAAAACTGGCGGTGCTGCTGGCCGCCAGACGCGACAGCGTGCAGGAATATAATACGTCGGCGCTGGCGGAAGAGGAGGCGACCCGGCAGCTTGGCGCGGCGGGGGCGCAACTGACCACCACCAGTAATCAGCTGTTCAGCCAGCAACTGAGTGCCACCCATGAAGATATCGCCAGTGCCATTCTGTGGATGTTGATGATCCTTGCCGCTGCGGTCATCGCCAGCATTGTCATTGCGGTGATTATTTCCCGGCAGATCACCCGTCCGCTCGCCGCCACGCTGCAGATCGCACGACAGATTGCGCAGGGTGATTTGAGCGTGCGTCTGGAGACCTCGCGTCGGGATGAACTGGGCGAGCTGATGAAAGCGGTTGGCGGCATCAGCAACGATCTGCGCAGCATCATTGGCGATATTCGCAGCGGCGTTATCCAGGTCAGCCAGGCGTCCGCAGAAATTGCGACAGGGAATAACGATCTCTCGGCCCGAACGGAAGAGCAGGCGGCCGCGCTGGAGCAAACGGCGGCCAGCATGGAGCAGCTGACGGCCACCGTGAAGCAGAATGTGGAGAATATTCACCACTCAAGCGAGCTGGCACGCGCCACTTCCGAGACGGCAAACAAAGGCGGGGTGTTGGTTAAAAGCGTGGTGGACACCATGAATCAGATCAGCGCCAGTTCCAGTAAAATTGCCGAGATCACCACCGTAATCAACAGTATTGCCTTCCAGACCAACATCCTGGCGTTGAACGCGGCGGTGGAAGCTGCCCGCGCGGGCGAACAGGGCCGCGGCTTTGCGGTGGTCGCCAGCGAGGTGCGGAACCTTGCCCAGCGCAGTGCGCAGGCGGCCAAGGAGATTGAAACCTTGATTGCTGAATCCGTCGCGCGCATTGGCAGCGGCTCGCAACTGGTCGGCAAGGCGGGCGAAACGATGAATGAGATTGTGAACTCTGTCGGCAACGTCACCAGCATACTGGTCGAGATTGCTCAGGCGTCCGACGAGCAGAACCGGGGAATTTCTCAGGTTGGCGTGGCTATCGTGCAGATGGATAGCGTCACCCAGCAGAATGCGGCGCTGGTTCAGGAGTCGTCGGCGGCTGCCAGCGCGATGCGCGACCAGGCATCGATGCTGGAAGCGTCGATTGCACGGTTTGTGGTGCAGTAA